A genomic window from Gammaproteobacteria bacterium includes:
- a CDS encoding ABC transporter ATP-binding protein produces MVQILPIIQVQNLYKAVAGPQSQQNLTILNQINFTINNGETVAIVGPSGSGKSTLLGLLAGLDQPSGGSVVLDGASLYDKDEDSRAVLRAQKLGFVFQAFQLLPTLTALENVMLPLEILDQKNARSTALEVLERVGLQDRVSHYPNQLSGGEQQRVAIARAFAPRPKILLADEPTGNLDTHTGQRVIDLLFELNAEQGTTLVLVTHDHNLAQRCQRELRLEGGSLLQERT; encoded by the coding sequence ATGGTTCAAATCTTACCCATAATACAAGTTCAAAATCTATACAAAGCGGTGGCGGGTCCGCAGTCACAACAAAATTTGACCATTCTAAACCAAATTAATTTCACTATTAACAATGGCGAAACTGTGGCCATTGTTGGGCCATCCGGGTCTGGAAAATCCACTTTGTTGGGATTGTTGGCCGGTTTGGACCAACCCAGCGGTGGCAGTGTTGTATTGGACGGAGCCTCATTGTACGACAAGGATGAAGACAGTCGAGCCGTGTTGCGGGCACAAAAGCTGGGTTTTGTATTTCAGGCATTTCAATTATTACCGACGTTAACTGCATTGGAAAATGTTATGTTGCCACTGGAAATTCTAGACCAAAAGAATGCCAGAAGCACAGCCCTGGAGGTTTTGGAACGGGTGGGGTTACAGGATCGAGTTTCCCACTACCCCAACCAGTTATCCGGCGGTGAGCAGCAAAGAGTCGCTATCGCCAGGGCTTTTGCCCCCAGGCCAAAAATTCTACTGGCCGATGAGCCAACCGGCAATCTGGATACTCACACGGGGCAGCGCGTCATCGATTTGCTGTTTGAGTTGAACGCAGAACAAGGGACCACTTTGGTGCTGGTAACCCACGATCATAATTTGGCGCAGCGTTGTCAGCGTGAACTGCGCCTGGAAGGTGGTAGTTTGTTGCAGGAGCGAACATGA